The Armatimonadota bacterium region ACTCGCGGCCCTCTGTGCGGGGCGGGCGGCCCTGGCGGCCCGGTGGGCCCGGGATCCGGACGCCCTCGCGGACCGGGACCGGGTGGTGGACTGGCTCGGGCGCGTCGAGCAGGAGGGCCTCCTGGCAGCCCTGGAGGCCGCGGAATCCCTGGCCCAGGACCGGGAGCGCCTCGGGGAGCTGCTGGACATCGCCCTCCTGTGGTATCGGGACGTGCTGGTGGAGCAGCACGCGGGGGACGAGCGCCTGCTGGTCAACCTCGATCGCCGGGAGGAGATCCGCAGGCTCGCGGCCCGTCTCCCTCCAGAAGCTGTCCGCCGCCGGCTGGAGGCCATCGAGCGGGCGAAGGCGGATCTCCGCCGCAACGTGCAACCGCGCCTGGCGCTGGAGGCCATGTTCCTGCAGTTCCAGCTCCACCCCACCCCCACGGCACCTCCCGTCTAGCGGGAGGCGAGGAGGAACCACCAGAAGAGCAAAACCATAAGCACCGCCCCCGCGGCCACCCACGCCCACAGGGACCTGGGGCGGGGGCGAAGTGGCTGTTCCACGCAGGGCCGGCACAGGTTTCCGGACGCGGTTCGGACCACGCACCCCGGGCAGATGGCCCGCCCACACCGGGTGCAGTAGTAGAGGGCGGGCCGATCCGGGTGATAGGCGCACCGGATCTCGCTCACCATCCCCCCTCGGCCCGGAGGGACTTCAGCACCTCCAGGTTGCGGCGATCCGGCCCCTGCTTGCCGAATCCCGGCGTCTCGATGATCCCGCACAGCGAAGCAAGCCTCGGGTGGCTCACGAGTGTCCGGAAACCCACAAGCCCAATGCGGCCCGCGCCGATGTTCTCATGGCGGTCCCGCCGGCTCCCGCGGGGAGCCTGGGTGTCGTTGAGGTGCAGGAGCCGCAAACGCGCCAGGCCCACCTGCTCCTGGAAGGCCTCCAGCATGGCCTCCACCCCGTCCGGGGTCTGAAGATCCCACCCCGCGGCATAGAG contains the following coding sequences:
- a CDS encoding B-box zinc finger protein; the encoded protein is MSEIRCAYHPDRPALYYCTRCGRAICPGCVVRTASGNLCRPCVEQPLRPRPRSLWAWVAAGAVLMVLLFWWFLLASR